One window of the Daphnia pulex isolate KAP4 chromosome 8, ASM2113471v1 genome contains the following:
- the LOC124199750 gene encoding LOW QUALITY PROTEIN: kinesin-like protein klpA (The sequence of the model RefSeq protein was modified relative to this genomic sequence to represent the inferred CDS: inserted 2 bases in 1 codon; deleted 2 bases in 1 codon) has product MATALATLKGAKQEGDETSHSFGQNAWKKNPAHLRVLQDNSLQVSDGKEPQRFKFDQVFGPDATQQKVFEEIKQLIQSAVDGYNVCIFAYGTTGSGKTFTMEGKITFLKISLICVVKIQHFSTQVGEVTNEQQVQNFLARAQQQRAVASTNCNEHSLRSHSVLRMKLTGRNVNNTETSKGILFMVDLAGSERLKDSGATGDRLTETNHINKSLSSLKSVIMALKAKASHIPYRDSKLTFLXSALGGSAKTLMLINVSPEETSIDETINSSRFATTLNECHLGTAKKIVKHHVRTTYNPPPPKKKQSLNVKNTTIQSRSHYLYEW; this is encoded by the exons ATGGCCACAGCTCTTGCCACCCTAAAAGGGGCTAAGCAGGAAGGGGATGAG ACAAGTCATTCCTTCGGACAAAATgcctggaaaaaaaaccccgcGCATTTGAGAGTTCTACAAGATAATTCTCTACAAGTATCCGATGGCAAAGAGCCTCAACGATTCAAGTTTGATCAAGTGTTTGGTCCTGATGCAACTCAACAGAAAGTTTTTGAAGAGATAAAACAATTGATTCAA TCGGCAGTCGACGGTTACAATGTTTGCATTTTTGCCTACGGGACAACAGGTTCTGGCAAAACTTTCACCATGGAAG GTAagataacttttttaaaaatttctttaatttgtgtggtaaaaattcaacatttttctaccCAGGTTGGAGAGGTTACAAACGAACAACAGGTACAAAACTTTCTTGCCAGGGCTCAGCAACAGCGCGCCGTTGCTTCAACCAACTGCAATGAGCATTCTTTACGCAGCCATAGTGTTCTGCGTATGAAATTGACAGGAAGAAATGTGAATAATACTGAGACTTCGAA agGAATCCTTTTCATGGTTGATCTGGCGGGTTCAGAGCGCCTCAAGGATTCTGGTGCCACGGGTGACAGATTGACTGAGACAAATCACATCAATAAATCCCTTTCTAGTCTTAAAAGCGTGATCATGGCACTTAAAGCCAAGGCAAGCCATATCCCATACCGTGACTCTAAACTGACTTTTCT CTCGGCATTGGGTGGCAGTGCTAAAACGCTTATGCTCATTAATGTTTCTCCTGAAGAAACTTCTATTGATGAGACCATTAACTCTTCGCGATTCGCCACCACATTGAATGAATGTCACCTTGGAACTgccaaaaaaatagttaaacatCACGTCCGCACCACTTACaaccctcccccccccaaaaaaaaacagtccttaaatgttaaaaacacCACCATACAATCGAGATCTCATTATTTATACGAGTGGTAG